The window TAATATAGCATTAAAAATACCAGATTACTGCCTATATGGTTAACTAACACACAAGCTATAGTTTAACTCATTTCAAACAGCTGATATATCCTTCACCTAAGTGAAAGACAGATTGAAAGGCAAACGGACACGCCCCGCCTACCTGCGTTTGGAGGTGAGACGTCCAGTTACCTGCCCACCTGCACCAATGCATCTCTGGGAACTGCAGTTTGTTTGCAAATATTGCGATCTGTTGAGAGAGAAAacattgttgtatttttacacTGAACATTTTGGAAAACTAGCTTTTTTTCTTATGAACCACCAAACCTGATCATGAAGTAAAAATAGACGAATTGTACCAATCAGGCCTGCTTCTGTGAACGTTCAGCACTACAAATAAAAAGCAATGCTGTTGTCTTGAAAGGTGACCTTTGGTCAGCAAAGCAGTATATAGACACATAACTCACTCAGGCATACGTCACCTTCCTCTAATGCTCTTCAGCTTTCCCAGATCTGATATGAAAACTGCCTGCTAAATCTCTAACAAAGACTATAAGATAATCAATACAGACCCCGGATCAGTTTCTATACTGATGACCTATAACCTTGTGTTTCTGCAGATAAAATAAGGAAATCTTTAAGCGAAACTTACAGTGTTTATGCTCCAGCAAAGCTCCCTGAAGTGAAAACTACAGTATTGTGTGTGTAAACATACAGTAATAAATGCACGAGCCCCAACCCACATCCACAGACACACAACATTCACGTCACCCATTGAAGGAAATACAAGGCACAGCTTGACATCTGACAATGTAGACGTCTGTGTCAGGGTCACATTTGGCCCTCGGCCCGGTCTAGAGGTCAGAGGTCTTTTGTGCCTGATGACTCTAAATGCAGATAAGCTGGTTTATAGCTGGTTTTCCATTCAACTCTTGAATCCTTCTTTTGTTAAACTACACCATGAATACAAAAGCAGCTTGTTTGGGATAACACATACatcaaaatgtaaatgtataactAGATTACTTTATCTGATGATAACGAGTCATGTTCACTAGTGCAAAACAGCAGTGATGCTGGAGGGTAGCAGCCAGCGTTGCTATGGTGATTTGAACAGTCTCATGACTTTTACCTGTTCatgtcaaaaaatgtttttaagttgGTTGATGGTTTTGTCAACTAATTGATTTGTTAACCTGGATGAAAATATGACTTTAACTAGACTTTAAGTACACTTTACAGTAATAATGTCCTTAAAGTGCTCTTTTGTCACTTAGTTTGTACCGTAACTAAAAATTTGTCTTTAGTacttgttaaaggaaaacaccatagtttttcaatattttactatgtttttacctcaacttatatgaattaatacatacctatcttttttcaatgcgcgcacttttaatctttgtacagcgcttcttgaatgtgttagcatttagcctagctccattcattcctatggctccaaactaaagttttattttgtgcaatcatacttactcgtgtaccagtctttaaatggggaaaacatggaaatgtTTGTTGGCTTCTAAAATCATCCcagtttggagccataggaatgattGGGGATAGGCTAAATGATAACACATTCAAGTGCACGCATAAAAgatataggtatgtattaattcgtctaagttgaggtaagaacaaagtaaaatattgaaaaacggtggtgttttcctttaagatgaATCAAGTGTGCTATTTGGAGACAAAAATGTgctttttacatattatctctgtatttcaaaaaatgtgtttcattACAATTTGTAGTTCACTTTAGCCCACACTTAAGAGACTTTTAAATACTTTCCATAAAtagaaaatatacttaaaaatgaattatttaaaatataacaatacataaatatattcactgtaaaaagtcaaaaatgctctacttaaaaaaacttactttaattggtaacacttaaaaataaaaacataaaaagttttataaacttacattttctctctctctaagtgagaaaaaaaataattttgttaatTGGTAACacgtaaaatatttaaacatttttaaaaaatatattttttcaaaattttaccAGTATTTTttacgtaaaaaaaaaaaaaatatatatatatatatatatatatatatatatatatatatatattcatgatgactaaatattattttatttactacaaaaataacaatgtactacaaatgtaaaaaaattgtacattcaaactttatttttacctaGAAATCCAAATCCAatttttgctgtttatttaAATACTCATGCAATGTAACAACCAAATTTTAGAAAGTGCCTATATTAatttcaacattttaattaaaataaggtCATGAAAACTAAATGCATAACATGTTCAACAATATtatcaaatatattttattgaatGAGGAAACTATACATACAAAACTATACAGTTCAAGTCCTAGTTTACAATACATTCAACCAAAATGTCCTTAGTTTTAAATTCATACATACTGTAGCTAAAAAAGGCAACATAATCTTACCAAAATATGTAGTGATTTATCAGAGGCCCAAACAATGAGATCTATTAGAAACAACAAACCTGcagatttacactgcaaaaaatgattttgaagaaaaaaatcctagcatatttttgtcttgttttcagcaaaaacatccaaaaattcttaaatgaatatgatttttttttcttaatgggcaaaacgacccaagaaattAAGTCTactttttagaccaaaaacattacatttaaatgattttgtgcataaaacaagcaaaaaaaaatctgccaatggggtaagcaaaaaatcttgaacatttatcttaaagaacaatttaagaaaaattagcttaccccagtggcagattttttttttgcttgttttatgcacaaaatcacccaaATGTGATACCCttggtccaaaaactagacttattttcttgggtcactccgcttatcaagaaaaagcaatttttagatatttttactgaaaacaagacaaaaatactaagaatttttttcttgaaaatcatttttgcagtgtacaaatCAGCCTCTGCgtgaattaaacaaaaatataaactgaTTTCGTTTTCTAATACAGttttataaatatctaaaaaaaacatcatcaaaaaaCTTAAGTCTGATATAATTTCTGATAACTGATTTCTGAATAAGCTATTTGTACATCAATCTTTTAAAACATGTAATACTGATCTCAGACCAGTAGATGCCAGCATCACCGTCTTTTGCAAGCAAAACTGATGGTGTCTTTAGGTCTGTAGGAGAGACACGGGGTGGACTGGCTTTTTGGAGGTCCAGGAGTTTTTTTACTCCTCAAACTCTTCTTAGGTGTTCTGTCCTGAGGTGGAATGTGAATGGGCTTCCACGGAATGGGATTTACGAAGCTCGGCGATGGATAATTCACGTTGTTATATTTGCCTGAAgagaataaaatatttaatattctgatttatgttacatttttccCATGATGTGTAATAAAtgattttgtattgttttatttactcaCTTGCTGAGCATGCTGAAGACGGTCGCTTCACTTTTCCTTTAGTTTTTACTACCTCCAGCCATTCCTTAAAGCTCTCCTCCGCCTTTTCTTTACGTTCCCTCTCTTCCATTTCTCTCCTGGCCATCTCCTCCttttaaagaaacagttcagcatttatttcaatttgatgacgtaattttttaaaaaacaaaatagaagaaacattaaacaattaaTAGCAATTAAACACTTAAACTTTTTTGCCTGCCATACACCAACAAATCTAGAGGAGAAGATGGGGTCACAGTAATACCCCATGATGACTTTAAGGGTGTCGAACCTTCTCCTTGAGTTTCTTCTCCATCTCCTCCTGTTTCTTCTTTCTCAGCCACTCTTTATATTTCTCCCGTGCTTTGATTTCAATCTCTGCACGTCTTTTTTCCTCTAGAAGTTGTTCTTTGCTCTTCTGCAACTCCTTGGAAATCCTTTCCTTATTTTCCTGAAGACAACATCACAGAAAAATCATGATAGGAGCATTCAAAACAACCCGAAACCAAACCAGTGAGATTTTGGCACCTGCTCTCGTTTCATCTGCATCCATTCTTGAATTTTACAATCACTGGCGACTTTCTTCTTCAGCTGATCTTTCTTCTCCTGTTCCTGCTTTTCCTTCAGTGTGAGATCCTTAAAACATCCAAgatgaataaaataaacataaatcatCTGTCTTTAGTTATGTACTagacaaataaagttttttttttctcatggtTTGTTTACCTCCAGAGCTTTCTGTAGTTTCCTCTCACGTTCCTCTCTGGCTTTATCAATGATCCACTGCTCCCAGGCGTTTAGTTTAAACTCAACAGCAGAAGATCTCTCTGCAGGATCTGTTGTATTCACTCCATCCCTAAAAAACAAATATCAAGACTAAAGATGAAGTCACTGGTGGAGCACATCATTGTGCATGGACATAATGTAGTTTCAAATTCAAGCGCTCAGATAAAACGCCTGCTCACCTGGATCCCTCTCCTGGTGCGAGATCTTCACTTAAAGTGACAGTGATGTTGTGAGCGGGCTGAACCTGATCGCAGTCCAGGTCTTCATCAGATAACTCAAAGCTGTCATGATAGATGGGTGACAGGAGAGAAGAGGTGGAGTCACCGGTGGATTCAACACTCCTGCTGCGCTGCAGGACGCTTGGTTTGGATTTGAGGGGAGTTGAAGTTAAACTCTTGGAGGAAGAAGACGGAAAACCCGACATCACCACCAAACCTGAGGATGCAGAGCAACTGTGTTGAACATAAGCAGCATGCACATGCAAGACAATCTCTTACAAAAAGGTACAATGATGATTACTATGGTACTTTTTTAATTTGGGAAGAtcggggctagttgtcacataGAGTTGTAACACCAAGAAATGTTCGTGTTAGAAGTGTGACATTTATGTAAACTTTCAACCATGACAATTTgccaaatatattaaaataaaatcagtGATATTGCAGGTAAATAAACAGGATCAAGTTTAAATAGACCCTTGCAATAAACAAGTTATATGAGACCCTAATCTGATGCAGAACGTTAAGTTTATCTCTCATCTGCGAGTTTAAACATCATCGATCCGTTTAAACTGCTTATTAAATTAGACATATAAACGAATAACCATTATAACTAACTCACCAGCTGTTAAATTTAATCCTTAAATGTTTCGTTTGATCGCTTTTGTTTTGCTTGGTGTCGCTTCACGAGCGGCTTGCTTCCTCCGTGTAGCCCTACCCCCACTGCAATGACCCCGCCCCCGCGCGCCCAAACGTTTAACGATTGGTTACCAAGCACGCCAATAACGGAAGTGATGTCTCCTAGCAACGAAGCGTCATCCTTCTGAAAAGCAAGCCGCGTTTATTGTTTTAATCTTCTTTTATTTGTTCGATTATGATACTTAAACATATATAATGCAACTCGATCAAATAGAGAGTATTTACGGTCAGCAGTGATGCAAATATTTACAGAAAAATCAAATAATGaagtaaaaattatgaagaTTTTGTGGGCGTTCGAGTTcatgcgcagaccgatcggctcATGACATCatagtaccgcgagagcgtttcgaAAGCTGCGCTCTTTCTACTCTATCAAACAcccctatttatttattttattgtttatattattttatttttttaagaaaaaatacacCAATACGTCCAAGTAATAAGTGGtatctttttaatttattttgctAAAGGGTATTGTGTCGTTTGCTACAATTATGCTAAATCtgtacatttgcataaaatttatttttactatatttttttataataattactaaaatacaattttttaaaatgtttaaaatttccACAAAGATTGATGGATGTTTGAAAACCCTGAATCTTTATTGAGTTACATTTGGATTTAAGCACAAGCATAGCCATCGACAGGTAATGAAGCAAATCCAGcaaatttttcaaaataaaattcGTCTGAAAAGTTGTGAGAAAATgcaactaaactttattttaaaaagcaataaacaaaacaaaatttaacAAAATCATATCAGTCCTGtatcttgatgaaaaacacctGACCGTTAGTAAAAATGCTTATATTTTGCATTATCCAAAATGCCTTTGTCAAAAactataaagtataaaaaagtTAGTAAATTTTCTTTTACTTAGGTTAACATTGGTTATTCTTGTCTTTGGTAGCTCCTAAAGGCTTCATATGAAAACAGCACCATGTCAGCAAAAAGCATACAGAACAGAAAGCGCAGACCACACAAACCACAGTAATAATCATTACTAACAACACAGTGGACATCAGTGAAGCATGAACAATTTACAAAGTGTCCTCATGATGTGCCATGTATGTTACATATGTTAAGTGACATATTAGTatttcaaaggtacatattggtactaaatgtttacatatctgtacctaacgGTCCATACAATTACCTTTTTAAAGATTGCTGCCCCACTGACAgctagggtacatattttgGCTTTTTTCTAACAATGCAGGTCCTTAAGGTACGGTAATCTATCCAAAATTGTATTCTGTTTTGTATTCCTGTAAAGGTACCAAACTGAAACTTAGgatacagccccagtgacaaaaaaggtacagttttgtacctttatttctgacagtgtaggttATTTTGTTCTATTGCACAACATACTTTCTATCTCATGTGTGTCTTTATATAATAATGATTAGTGATAACACGACTTACATCCTGTGCTTTTACACAATATACActtataaaaacatcaaaaatacTTGCagcttccaaaaaaaaaaaaatgcatgcatcATGACTTTTAGTATTGCTTTTAAACAAGAGTTATTTCATGCAAATGCAAACCTTAccatgaaaatgtttttaccAGAGTTTTATTACTGATATCTTAAATAAGGTAAGTGTATAAAGCCCATGTACGCTTTAGCCCACTTTTAACCTACAGTGTATATGTCAAATtatacaaagagaaaatcataTTTTATACTGTTCAAATAAGAGatacatttattgttttttgtttacgAACAAATGGTAGTTTAtctttttacataatttttctttaaatggaAAAATGAGTTTTATGTCTTATTCAGTTCGCCTCCATGTTAATTCCAAATCAAGACTGTGAGGGATGGACGTCCAGGGCGTGCACTTTAAACCTATCGTTTTGTATCAGGATGATGGTCATTTAGCcatcaaaacaataaaaatacataGTTTTACATATTTCCAAAGGACAAAGAACCTCAGAAAACATAGATTGTTAAAATTTAGAAGAAGCATATGATCTAATTTGAGATGAAAATAGTGCATAGTGTACATAATACCTGTTTTGGATATTAGCCTGTTGGCTAATTgctaattttttactcatttcaATGCAAGATGGATTTCGGGTTTGGtggtaggattaggataaaaaacAGCGGTCATGGCTAGAAGGAATACAGCTACGGCTtaaatcctgtgaaatgttgggttcagggttaggtttgggagtaggattaggataaaaaagCAGTGCTTTTCCGACGAGATTTCATGAGATTTCTGGTTTGCTTTACAGAGAAATCAAACACTGAAATAAATATGACCTAAAtacttcaggtgtgtttgacgTCATGCAGCACTGAGTAGACCAATCGGCCTATGACATCATAgtgccgcgagagcgattcgaaggGTCTGCTCCTTTTAAATTTTCTCATCAAAAGCCCTTATTTATGGTTTCGGAAAAAGTAATCGGGCCTGTGCtacctttttaatttttttttgttaaaggtcACTGTCTACTACTGTATATTTGATCATTAATACTTTTTTTCTGTACAtttgcatttaatgtgtttattatgaTACCTAAGCAACAAAAAGTTCACCTTGATGGTTACCAGAAATGTCATCATTATGTTTTCTGTTGTCTCACTGGTGATGAAATAAATGGCATAAAACATAAATTGCACAAGGCAACAAAACTTGATGGATGTTTGAAAacgattaatctttattgagTTACATTTGGATTTAAGCACAAGCATAGCCATCACCAGAcaggtaataaacacaaaacttaaaagaaaataatattcAGCTGAAATGCTGTGAGAATATGTgactgtttttaaaaaagcaataaacaaaacaaaatataacaaaaccattaaaaaaatttaaaagtaCTCATCAATTAAAATTGATGAGTACAGAAATTGTtgtaataacaaataataatttgaattgaattgttgtaATAAAAAGTCTTCTTAATTTTACATCAAAACTTTCACCATACAAATTTTTCAGTATCCTAGTTTAATTGAAACTTTCAAGGTTGTGAGAGTGGTTTCTTAATACGTTTGTACTCCatgttaaaaaacaaatgagCAATAAGCTAAGCAGTGCGAATTAAGTTGTAGTTGCCGCCATCAAATTTCTCCTGATGGTCGTCTCTTCCTGGTCAAAACTGTGACACAAGCCACACTAATAATCATTCCTAACAGCACAGTGGACGTCACCGAAGCATACACAATGTAGGAAGTCTCCTTATGATGTGCTACATATGTTAAGTAGACTCTTCGCTTGAAACACAACCCTTTTCTATCATGATTTATTTTCCAGACCCTGCACCAATATGAGCCACCATCAGTAAAGGAAAGCTCTGATATGGTAATGTGGCTTTGAGGGTTAGATGCATGCAACCGGTTCTTCATTTTCTCATTCATGAATCCATCTTGACTGTCCATCAGCAGATTTTCAAAGCTTTGATTATCTTCCCAAAACCATTGAACTCTGAAAGTATCTGAGAGATCGGGGTGGCATGCGAGTTCAGCCGAGTCACCTGAAGAGAACGTCATATTTTTGGGTTGAAGATCAGAGCAAACAAAAAGGTTGAGTACATTAAGATTTGCCTTGCCTGTCATACAGGTGTATGTTCCAGTGTCATTCAGCATGAGGTGAGATATCACCAGAGAGTAATTTCCAGCCTGTGCGTCATTCAACATTTCAAATCTGTCCAATTTTATCTTCCTATCATGAGAAACAAGTCCATGAGGTGTCCACCAGATAAGTTCATTAAGTTTCAAATCTTTAGCTTTACACAGCAAAGTGAAACTCTCACCTGGGGCCAAGAAGATGTCCTGATTTTCAACATCCAGTGAAATGTCTTTGTAGCTTTGACATTGATTGTCACGCCAAACCACACAGCTGTAAACTCCAGAGTCGACGGCTGAGACATCCAAGAAGTGAATTAAAGATCCTTTATTCATGACTCTGTTTCTCATTTCATCTGGAATAATCTCCAGGGACACATTAGTATCCAGAATCATCAGATGAGACCTGCTTTCTATAAGCTTAAGCACCTGAAGGGTTTCTCCGCGACCGGCGTTAAACTTTTGACATTCAATGTCTGCAGGAGCACCGTGATACAGAGACATCTTTTCTTTTGTGTCCTTCTTCTCAGCACAAACTATCAGGTGAATATATTTCCTCTCCAGAAGAGTTCCTCTTTTCCAGCATTCAAACCAAAAGTCCAGGTTTTCTGAAATTTCGACATCGAATGAAACATGATTGAAATCAGTTGTGGCCCGTTCTGAAGCTGTTCGGTTTGGAAACAGAGGCCCGTGTTGATCTGATCTATAGACATAAATCTCTTCGACTACATCTTTACAGAACATCTCCCGTTTGACCTGAAGACCTTTGGTTCCATACAGATACAGAGGATCATGTAGATAAAACTGACTTGTGGTTATCGGGAGCATCAGCAGCAACCAAACCTTCACCAGCACTGCCATTATGATTTACTTCTACTTTTCGAGAGCAATGTCATCTTTAAGTATAAAAAAGTATTGCACAACCTTTTCTTCCGGAAATCAGCGAAAATGTCCTTGCAGATAGCAGAAAAAACTTTATGCACCTACAGATGAtttgctggtctatgctggtctCCCATCTTGACCAGTTGAGAGATTAAATCAGACTATAGCCAAACCAGCTCAACCACAGGAGATCTGCTATTTACAATAAActgaattaaaatgttatttattcatcagGTTTAATCTATGTAGGTTATTTTGTTCTATTGCACAACATACTTTCTATCTCATGTGTGTCTTTATATAATAATGATTAGTGATAACACGACTTACATCCTGTGCTTTTACACAATATACActtataaaaacatcaaaaatacTTGACGTTTCCAAAAAAAGAAATGATTGTCATGAGTTATTTCATGCAAATGCAAACCTTACCATGAAAAATAgtttttcagaaagtttttaaCCATACTGATATCTCAAATAAGGTAAGTGTACCTATTAAGCCCATGTACCCTTAGCCCACTTTCAACCCAGAGTAGATGTCAAACTATAAAAAGAGAAAATCATATTTTATGCTCATTATTTTAAGCAATTCAGTGATTTGTTTCACTTTTGTCAATGTTTAGTTAGACCCAATATGTGTAAACTGTCTCAGACTTCACATGAAGACACCCAAAAACTTATGTGTCCCACACATAGCTATGAAAAGTCCTAAGAAGAAAACACCCCCTGAGCCAGCAAGAGTTGGGGCGGAAGATGGCTCATCGGCGGATAACCCGGTAATGAACACAGGAATGGAACCGACTACAAGATTGATGATCAGCATACTTGAGGCTCCGACAGCAGAACATAAGCTCCAAAACTTCGTTTGTGGTTGGACAAAGGTTACTTCCACCAAAGGCCTGAAGATTCACCAGGGCAAAAAAGGATGCCTAAAAAGGGTCAACAGGGCCACATCGACAGCTACTTTCTGAGAAGCAGGCCGAGTAAGTTGACAAAAGTTCAGCAGCAGGACACACACCACAGTCTGCAGGACATCTACACCACTGCCCTAGACGAGGAACAACATGGCACAAGAGGACAACCTGAACCTAACCCATTACGACCAACAATAGAAAGAAGATCCAGAGGTGAAGGCCATTAGTCAAGTGGCCAAAAGCCTGCAACAAGACGATGTGGAAGGAGGCCAACACCGATCTCTGCAACATACTGGAAGGGATCAGAGGCACAGCCATGAAAAAATTGAAAAGGATAGGTGATTGGTGCCTACGGGGTGGAACGATTTGAAGTGGTCGAAGACAAACTACCTACTTGTTCAATCCCCACCAAAAGGCAGACAGAGATAGATCGCCTAGTTAAAGAGAGGAGGCAGTTGGAAAAGCAA is drawn from Misgurnus anguillicaudatus chromosome 6, ASM2758022v2, whole genome shotgun sequence and contains these coding sequences:
- the ccdc34 gene encoding uncharacterized protein ccdc34; protein product: MSGFPSSSSKSLTSTPLKSKPSVLQRSRSVESTGDSTSSLLSPIYHDSFELSDEDLDCDQVQPAHNITVTLSEDLAPGEGSRDGVNTTDPAERSSAVEFKLNAWEQWIIDKAREERERKLQKALEDLTLKEKQEQEKKDQLKKKVASDCKIQEWMQMKREQENKERISKELQKSKEQLLEEKRRAEIEIKAREKYKEWLRKKKQEEMEKKLKEKEEMARREMEERERKEKAEESFKEWLEVVKTKGKVKRPSSACSASKYNNVNYPSPSFVNPIPWKPIHIPPQDRTPKKSLRSKKTPGPPKSQSTPCLSYRPKDTISFACKRR